In Anoplopoma fimbria isolate UVic2021 breed Golden Eagle Sablefish chromosome 22, Afim_UVic_2022, whole genome shotgun sequence, a genomic segment contains:
- the LOC129111769 gene encoding chloride intracellular channel protein 4 isoform X2 — translation MLLTSPVASILDESKKPTIELFVKAGSDGESIGNCPFSQRLFMILWLKGVIFNVTTVDLKRKPADLQDLAPGTNPPFVTFNGEVKVDVNKIEEFLEEKLTPPRYPRLAPKHPEANTAGIDVFAKFSAYVKNPRKDANDALEKTLLKSLRRLDDFLRTPLPEEIDADASGDLPESSRSFLDGSELTLADCNLLPKLHILKVVAKKYRGFEIPAEMTGVWRYLNCAYQREEFTSTCPAEREIHFAYLDVAKQIK, via the exons ATGTTGTTAACGTCTCCTGTGGCTAGTATTCTGGATGAGAGtaagaaa CCTACCATTGAGCTGTTTGTAAAG GCGGGAAGTGATGGGGAGAGCATCGGTAACTGTCCATTCTCTCAGAGACTCTTTATGATCCTGTGGCTTAAAGGAGTCATCTTCAACGTCACCACCGTCGACCTCAAACG GAAGCCGGCCGACCTGCAGGACCTCGCTCCAGGAACAAACCCTCCATTTGTGACCTTTAATGGCGAAGTCAAGGTCGATGTCAACAAGATCGAGGAGTTCCTGGAGGAGAAACTGACCCCACCACG CTACCCCAGACTGGCTCCCAAACACCCCGAAGCCAACACAGCGGGCATCGACGTGTTCGCCAAGTTCTCGGCTTACGTCAAGAACCCGAGGAAAGACGCCAACGACG CCTTAGAGAAGACCTTGCTGAAGTCTCTCCGGCGTCTCGACGACTTCCTGAGGACTCCCCTGCCGGAGGAGATTGATGCTGACGCCTCAGGAGACCTTCCCGAGTCCTCCAGGAGCTTCCTAGACGGGTCTGAGCTCACCCTGGCCGACTGCAACCTGCTGCCTAAACTACACATCCTGAAG GTCGTAGCCAAGAAATACAGAGGCTTTGAGATCCCGGCGGAGATGACAGGGGTGTGGAGGTATTTAAACTGCGCCTATCAGAGGGAGGAGTTCACCAGCACCTGCCCGGCTGAGAGGGAGATCCACTTTGCCTATCTGGATGTTGCgaaacaaatcaaataa
- the LOC129111769 gene encoding chloride intracellular channel protein 6 isoform X1: MAQSGSCPNPDLSNGTIVYGPLGIRLDLETHRGRVDEDGEEDDDEEVELAEEVGEEVLMMAEAEEGRAEGDSREQSEREEVRIIQVALLPNEVIQEGEEGGPEENREAGEEVGDEEQKMIDEQGEQESKDTKAMPGHFSALVEVEKGQEQMLDSNEEKEEVIASSARDNGLEDHPMVSTSDDAEQVQDSGTLVEEPGEGPPLCSDNTHEAEVHTLPTNSEDSAVDVTPVATAIAEQVDHREELCQSSTVINNGRAFDTTAIIELVANQANQLTGEKNDETEKVDEKDNAESSNHITRQQEDRMETKVEDEETNEFVKGATTSPDDVLETEGGVNEKVGTPDLPFEPSEEQPQTEGGIEETRMVGISKREREEKQVRQVGVNTLTMTDGGGHSTEEDRETGDKVLRESKGEEEHRGRGDLKMQEEEMVQVENQAEEELPEPEEAPLGKPQDVELDQVEEAFELEERGEAVPDIPGGEVPSEDYKSTTEQGGDLQERPSQLLKEEGTDWGERLREKLRELALVEDEKGGGAEEEEAMEGELEMAEEPVTVLDDEIEEIEDSLRGEPEEQKPATITPLSEHTTVETKDPDNQDPREVNVKEKDEEQRDGTEEVEKDEKPKDEKEEVEEDSNGRVKGLKEVMENGILCPEPQPLRMEEWGKARVLTPRKKDNDWIKKVHPEEESAPETNPWRKELRPVNKEVWESERGRKEREKSPPRKEDWIKELKSVIKHDNRPKKRDEQVKKKRVVLLEDRHSYIPQRGEVMEEKRAEVKLVPHKRMESRLPTGRGSSGTPLDQVYEISLYVKAGSDGESIGNCPFSQRLFMILWLKGVIFNVTTVDLKRKPADLQDLAPGTNPPFVTFNGEVKVDVNKIEEFLEEKLTPPRYPRLAPKHPEANTAGIDVFAKFSAYVKNPRKDANDALEKTLLKSLRRLDDFLRTPLPEEIDADASGDLPESSRSFLDGSELTLADCNLLPKLHILKVVAKKYRGFEIPAEMTGVWRYLNCAYQREEFTSTCPAEREIHFAYLDVAKQIK; the protein is encoded by the exons ATGGCTCAGTCAGGATCCTGCCCAAACCCAGACCTCTCAAATGGCACCATTGTCTACGGCCCACTAGGTATTCGTTTAGACCTGGAGACCCACAGAGGAAGAGTGGATGAGGAcggagaagaagatgatgatgaggaggtgGAACTGGCCGAGGAAGTAGGGGAGGAGGTTTTGATGATGGCTGAAGCAGAAGAGGGGCGAGCCGAAGgagacagcagagagcagagcgAAAGGGAGGAAGTGAGGATTATCCAAGTGGCCCTGTTACCAAATGAAGTAATacaagagggggaggaaggaggaccGGAGGAAAACAGGGAGGCAGGAGAAGAAGTGGGGGATGAAGAGCAGAAAATGATAGATGAACAGGGAGAACAAGAGTCAAAAGACACAAAGGCAATGCCGGGTCACTTTTCAGCATTGGTTGAGGTTGAGAAAGGTCAAGAACAGATGTTAGACAGCaatgaggaaaaggaggaagtgaTAGCAAGTTCGGCGAGAGACAATGGGCTGGAAGACCACCCGATGGTGTCCACTTCTGATGATGCAGAGCAGGTTCAGGACTCAGGGACTCTTGTAGAAGAGCCAGGAGAAGGTCCACCGTTGTGTTCAGACAACACACACGAAGCAGAAGTTCACACTCTACCCACCAACAGTGAGGACTCGGCAGTAGATGTGACCCCTGTTGCCACGGCGATAGCAGAACAAGTGGACCACCGAGAGGAGCTGTGCCAAAGCTCGACTGTCATCAACAATGGAAGAGCCTTTGATACGACTGCTATAATCGAACTGGTGGCCAACCAGGCCAACCAATTAACCGGTGAGAAGAATGATGAAACGGAAAAGGTTGATGAGAAGGATAACGCAGAATCAAGCAATCACATCACAAGGCAACAGGAGGACCGCATGGAAACAAAGGTTGAGGATGAGGAAACCAACGAGTTTGTGAAAGGTGCAACAACCTCTCCTGACGATGTTCTCGAGACAGAAGGTGGAGTAAATGAGAAGGTAGGAACACCAGACCTTCCCTTTGAACCCTCTGAAGAGCAGCCACAGACAGAAGGAGGGATTGAGGAAACGAGGATGGTAGGGATCAGCAAGAGGGAGCGAGAGGAAAAGCAAGTGCGACAGGTTGGGGTTAATACTCTAACAATGACGGACGGGGGAGGACACAGCACGGAAGAGGACAGGGAGACGGGCGATAAAGTTCTTAGAGAGTCAAAGGGGGAGGAAGAGCACAGAGGAAGAGGTGATCTCAAGATGCAAGAAGAGGAGATGGTTCAAGTTGAAAACCAGGCGGAGGAAGAGCTCCCAGAACCAGAGGAGGCACCTTTAGGCAAACCGCAAGATGTGGAATTGGACCAGGTGGAGGAAGCCTTTGAACTAGAGGAAAGGGGTGAAGCTGTACCTGATATCCCTGGAGGAGAGGTTCCATCAGAGGATTACAAGTCCACAACAGAGCAGGGAGGTGATTTGCAAGAACGTCCTTCACAGCTCCTCAAAGAAGAAGGGACAGATTGGGGAGAAAGATTGAGAGAAAAGCTACGAGAGCTGGCCCTTGTTGAAGACGAGAAGGggggaggagcagaagaagaagaagcaatgGAGGGAGAGCTGGAGATGGCGGAGGAGCCTGTGACCGTTTTAGATGATGAGATCGAGGAGATAGAGGACAGTCTGAGGGGAGAACCTGAAGAACAAAAGCCTGCCACCATCACACCCCTTTCTGAACACACCACAGTGGAGACAAAGGACCCAGATAACCAAGACCCGCGAGAAGTAAATGTTaaagagaaagatgaggagcagagagatGGAACAGAAGAGGTAGAGAAGGATGAGAAGCCAAAAGATGAGAAGGAAGAG GTAGAGGAGGACAGTAATGGAAGAGTTAAAGGACTGAAAGAAGTGATGGAGAATGGGATCTTGTGTCCTGAGCCACAGCCTCTCAGGATGGAAGAATGGGGGAAGGCAAGAGTGCTAACACCCAGAAAGAAAGATAACGACTGGATTAAAAAAGTCCACCCGGAGGAAGAGAGCGCCCCGGAAACGAATCCCTGGAGGAAAGAACTGAGGCCGGTGAACAAAGAGGTCTGGGAATctgagagggggaggaaagagagagagaaaagtccTCCAAGGAAGGAGGACTGGATCAAGGAGCTGAAGTCAGTCATCAAACACGACAACCGGCCCAAAAAGAGGGATGAGCAGGTAAAGAAAAAGAGGGTGGTGCTGCTGGAGGACAGACATTCGTACATCCCTCAGCGgggggaggtgatggaggagaagagggcGGAGGTGAAACTAGTCCCCCATAAGAGGATGGAGAGCCGTTTGCCCACTGGACGCGGGAGCAGCGGAACACCCCTAGACCAGGTCTACGAGATCTCCCTGTATGTCAAG GCGGGAAGTGATGGGGAGAGCATCGGTAACTGTCCATTCTCTCAGAGACTCTTTATGATCCTGTGGCTTAAAGGAGTCATCTTCAACGTCACCACCGTCGACCTCAAACG GAAGCCGGCCGACCTGCAGGACCTCGCTCCAGGAACAAACCCTCCATTTGTGACCTTTAATGGCGAAGTCAAGGTCGATGTCAACAAGATCGAGGAGTTCCTGGAGGAGAAACTGACCCCACCACG CTACCCCAGACTGGCTCCCAAACACCCCGAAGCCAACACAGCGGGCATCGACGTGTTCGCCAAGTTCTCGGCTTACGTCAAGAACCCGAGGAAAGACGCCAACGACG CCTTAGAGAAGACCTTGCTGAAGTCTCTCCGGCGTCTCGACGACTTCCTGAGGACTCCCCTGCCGGAGGAGATTGATGCTGACGCCTCAGGAGACCTTCCCGAGTCCTCCAGGAGCTTCCTAGACGGGTCTGAGCTCACCCTGGCCGACTGCAACCTGCTGCCTAAACTACACATCCTGAAG GTCGTAGCCAAGAAATACAGAGGCTTTGAGATCCCGGCGGAGATGACAGGGGTGTGGAGGTATTTAAACTGCGCCTATCAGAGGGAGGAGTTCACCAGCACCTGCCCGGCTGAGAGGGAGATCCACTTTGCCTATCTGGATGTTGCgaaacaaatcaaataa